One Defluviitoga tunisiensis genomic window carries:
- a CDS encoding alpha-amylase family glycosyl hydrolase: MQNPNLQKIEQLWYKLYPNQKHKLHKLIDFLNSKKDSITYSPDDKLWYKKGLVYSCYVDLFAGNFQNMKNKLDYLQDLGVTILWLLPILESPMKDQGFDISDYYKVRDELGGNESFFEFVELAHQKGIKILFDVAINHTSIEHPWFQDAKKSKNSKYRDYYIWSPTDQKYSQARLLFKGMVNSNWTYNPETQDYYFHRFYEIQPDLNYKNPDVLIEMIKIFTFWKEHGVDGFRMDAAPFLWKEEGTNCENLIQTHWILKIFRASLDYLKEGTALIAEANQPPKEVVAYFGESDECHVAYHFPVMPKIFLSIAEGDPNYIIDTLSEKVTPSIPKDCQWFVFLRCHDELTLEFVEPKEREKMLKYYLLDPRWNFREGEGIAGRLYNQMNKDYKKVLLAYSVLFSLHGTPINYFGDEIAMENNEEFYKKMTELTGYKDSRYFNRGPFDEEKMHKALNDPKSDSYKVFHGIKEMLTIKRENEDLFHIQPTYQNINGIFKVTRQKENKTLTIYNNLTQDTKTIENITLQPYQYKWQITKQ; encoded by the coding sequence ATGCAAAATCCAAACTTACAAAAAATCGAGCAACTTTGGTACAAACTCTATCCAAACCAAAAACATAAACTCCACAAACTAATCGATTTCCTAAACTCCAAAAAAGATTCAATCACCTACTCACCAGACGACAAACTCTGGTACAAAAAAGGCTTAGTCTACTCCTGCTATGTAGACCTCTTTGCAGGAAACTTCCAAAACATGAAAAACAAACTAGACTACCTACAAGATTTAGGAGTAACCATACTCTGGTTACTACCAATCCTTGAATCACCAATGAAAGACCAAGGATTCGATATCTCAGACTACTACAAAGTAAGAGACGAACTAGGTGGCAACGAAAGCTTCTTTGAGTTTGTTGAGCTAGCCCATCAAAAAGGCATCAAAATCCTTTTTGACGTTGCAATAAACCACACATCAATTGAACACCCCTGGTTTCAAGACGCTAAAAAATCAAAAAACTCAAAATACAGAGACTACTACATCTGGAGCCCAACAGACCAAAAATACTCCCAAGCACGCCTACTTTTCAAAGGCATGGTTAACAGCAACTGGACCTACAATCCTGAAACCCAAGACTACTATTTCCACAGATTTTACGAAATACAACCCGACTTAAACTACAAAAACCCTGATGTACTAATAGAAATGATAAAAATATTCACATTCTGGAAAGAACACGGCGTAGACGGATTCAGAATGGACGCAGCCCCCTTCTTATGGAAAGAAGAAGGGACAAACTGTGAAAACCTAATCCAAACACACTGGATACTAAAAATATTCAGAGCAAGCCTTGACTACCTAAAAGAAGGAACAGCACTAATAGCAGAGGCTAACCAACCTCCAAAAGAGGTAGTAGCATACTTTGGAGAATCAGACGAATGCCATGTTGCATATCATTTCCCTGTAATGCCAAAGATATTCCTCTCAATAGCAGAAGGAGACCCAAATTACATAATCGACACACTCTCAGAAAAAGTCACACCCTCAATTCCAAAAGACTGTCAATGGTTTGTGTTTCTAAGATGTCACGACGAACTAACGCTTGAGTTTGTCGAACCAAAAGAAAGAGAAAAGATGCTAAAATACTATTTGCTAGACCCAAGGTGGAACTTCAGAGAAGGCGAAGGAATCGCAGGAAGACTATACAACCAAATGAACAAAGACTACAAAAAGGTGCTACTTGCCTATTCCGTATTATTTTCACTCCACGGTACCCCTATAAACTACTTTGGCGATGAAATAGCCATGGAAAATAACGAAGAATTCTACAAAAAAATGACAGAACTAACAGGCTACAAAGACTCAAGATACTTCAACCGAGGACCATTCGACGAAGAAAAAATGCACAAAGCACTAAACGACCCAAAAAGCGACAGCTACAAAGTATTCCATGGGATAAAAGAGATGCTTACAATAAAAAGAGAAAATGAAGACCTTTTTCATATACAACCAACCTATCAAAACATAAACGGTATATTCAAAGTCACAAGGCAAAAAGAAAACAAAACCCTAACAATCTACAACAATCTAACTCAAGACACAAAAACAATAGAAAACATAACACTACAACCCTACCAATACAAATGGCAAATTACCAAACAATAA
- a CDS encoding DUF2922 domain-containing protein, which translates to MKRLRMKFYDPVEKKSKTISIDGVIDGLTQDDVEPVMEGLIGVLVPASSLVDEASIVETTTEEIFNLIEN; encoded by the coding sequence TTGAAAAGATTGAGAATGAAATTTTATGATCCTGTTGAAAAAAAGAGTAAGACAATATCGATTGATGGTGTTATTGACGGTTTAACTCAAGACGATGTTGAACCAGTTATGGAGGGTTTGATTGGGGTTTTAGTTCCTGCTTCTTCTTTAGTAGATGAGGCATCTATTGTAGAAACAACTACTGAAGAGATTTTTAATTTAATAGAGAATTAA
- a CDS encoding CpsB/CapC family capsule biosynthesis tyrosine phosphatase, with the protein MFIDIHTHLLPTIDDKVKTIEETLYELNRYKRYDITHVVFTPHLNHPVIKTDITQIKDKYQEIKDIVEKNTGIQTYLASELYLTLNYKEFIPFNDTFAFVEFDKTNFPFYALDEIFNLQLDGYEVVLFHAEKHTWLLENKSTLMRLREMGVYFHMDFDGLNTKAGKFYLNHNMVDFLATGNHGRQGKEVDLNLFKKHSNITSKALDILLSPNPEQM; encoded by the coding sequence ATGTTTATAGATATTCATACCCATTTACTTCCGACGATTGATGATAAAGTAAAAACAATCGAAGAAACATTATACGAATTAAATCGTTATAAACGATACGATATTACCCATGTAGTGTTTACACCACATCTAAACCATCCTGTTATAAAAACAGACATTACACAAATAAAAGATAAATACCAAGAAATAAAAGACATAGTAGAAAAAAACACAGGAATACAGACATATCTAGCTTCAGAACTTTATCTAACCCTAAATTACAAAGAATTCATACCCTTTAATGACACCTTTGCTTTCGTAGAATTCGACAAAACAAACTTTCCATTTTATGCATTAGATGAAATATTCAATCTACAATTAGATGGATACGAGGTAGTACTATTTCACGCAGAAAAACATACTTGGTTACTAGAAAATAAAAGCACACTCATGCGATTAAGAGAAATGGGTGTATATTTTCATATGGACTTTGATGGATTAAACACAAAAGCAGGAAAGTTCTATCTAAATCACAACATGGTCGATTTTCTTGCAACAGGAAACCACGGAAGACAAGGAAAAGAAGTTGACTTAAATCTATTTAAAAAACACTCCAACATCACATCAAAAGCCTTAGACATATTACTATCCCCCAATCCAGAACAAATGTAG
- a CDS encoding exopolysaccharide biosynthesis polyprenyl glycosylphosphotransferase yields MKKLTVQLIDIALILLMNIFFLHLSVPIAIISSLIIYLGIYSFRVYDTQTMKSYTESLIKTTVGTLISFILILILYFFLSKYFNRYFFLYNLLFTIIILPILHKIEYKIYEKTMPVKNYLVIEKKEEIGHIMQEISEKTLNKIRFTQYINPNPITLDEIIKQNDQQTSSQIIHGIVITDPELEKHVKPQIQHYKEEGMDIEYLPNMAEKYLNRIPIEVAQKFKEYYEVIFNNVQTSPAQQIIDKFFGSLLLIIFSPIMLIISIATLIEDGRPVIYKQKRMGKNEKIFTINKFRSLKEAQINEYNPNEDIEKRVLKTGKVIRKLRLDELPQFWNIIKGDMSIVGPRPEMIEFHNLMSSQIPFYNYRLKLNPGITGWAQIHYKHTSTLEDYIKKTEYDLYYIKNRNIFLDLQIMLKTLETMLGMRGAR; encoded by the coding sequence ATGAAAAAGTTAACAGTTCAACTTATTGATATTGCTTTGATACTCTTGATGAACATCTTTTTCCTACATTTGTCTGTTCCAATTGCCATTATCTCGTCCTTAATAATATACCTTGGAATCTACTCATTTAGAGTCTACGACACCCAAACAATGAAAAGCTACACAGAATCCTTAATAAAAACAACGGTAGGAACTCTCATCAGTTTCATACTCATTCTAATTCTTTACTTCTTTCTCAGCAAATACTTCAATAGATACTTTTTCCTTTATAACCTACTATTTACAATAATCATTTTACCTATTTTACATAAAATAGAATACAAAATATACGAAAAAACCATGCCTGTAAAAAACTACCTTGTTATCGAAAAAAAAGAAGAAATAGGCCACATAATGCAAGAAATCTCAGAAAAAACACTAAACAAAATCAGGTTTACTCAATACATAAACCCAAATCCAATAACGCTAGATGAAATAATAAAACAAAACGATCAACAAACCTCCTCACAAATAATCCACGGCATAGTTATAACAGACCCAGAACTAGAAAAACATGTAAAACCACAAATACAACACTACAAAGAAGAAGGCATGGATATAGAATATCTCCCAAATATGGCAGAAAAATACCTAAATCGCATACCAATAGAAGTAGCTCAAAAATTCAAAGAATACTACGAAGTTATTTTTAATAATGTTCAAACCTCTCCCGCACAACAAATAATAGATAAATTTTTTGGTTCATTGCTTTTAATAATTTTTTCACCTATTATGCTAATAATAAGTATAGCAACACTAATTGAAGATGGAAGACCGGTTATTTACAAGCAAAAAAGAATGGGAAAGAACGAAAAAATATTTACAATAAATAAATTCAGATCATTAAAAGAAGCACAGATAAACGAGTATAATCCAAACGAAGATATAGAGAAAAGGGTTTTAAAAACAGGAAAAGTTATAAGAAAATTAAGACTTGATGAATTACCTCAATTTTGGAATATAATAAAAGGAGATATGTCCATAGTAGGACCAAGACCTGAGATGATAGAATTTCATAATCTCATGTCAAGCCAAATCCCTTTTTATAACTACAGACTCAAACTAAATCCTGGAATAACAGGCTGGGCACAAATACATTACAAGCACACATCAACACTTGAAGATTACATAAAAAAAACAGAATATGACCTATACTATATAAAAAACAGAAACATATTTTTAGACCTTCAAATAATGCTTAAAACACTCGAAACTATGTTAGGAATGAGGGGGGCAAGGTGA
- a CDS encoding polysaccharide deacetylase family protein codes for MNEIRYVNIPGNFITIDVEEWFHILNANIPEKKDWETLPSIAEKGTYKILEILEKSNNKATFFVLGWVAEKYPKLIRDISNLGHEIASHGYYHEELYKISEERWKEDVLKSKYILEDITGKEVIGYRAPGFSSLNYIETIKKLLDLGFKYDSSLFPAKRETGGNNKFDSRPFYLIQKGLKIYEFPVSVYKNGVFSIPLGGGYSRITPIPLLRHVIKKVKKLNNGYFLFYLHPREVLKEQPKLSDLPLIKKYKTYVGLKNYDKKVSILSENYNFVSIKDSSVFKT; via the coding sequence GTGAACGAAATAAGATATGTAAATATTCCAGGAAATTTTATAACAATAGATGTTGAAGAGTGGTTTCATATTCTGAATGCAAATATTCCAGAAAAAAAAGATTGGGAAACATTACCTTCAATAGCCGAAAAAGGCACATATAAAATATTAGAAATTTTAGAAAAAAGCAACAATAAAGCTACTTTTTTTGTACTAGGTTGGGTAGCAGAAAAGTATCCAAAATTAATAAGAGATATATCTAATTTAGGGCATGAAATCGCTTCGCATGGATATTATCATGAAGAATTATATAAAATAAGCGAAGAAAGATGGAAAGAGGATGTATTGAAAAGTAAATATATATTGGAGGATATAACAGGCAAAGAAGTAATAGGATATAGGGCACCTGGTTTTTCATCCTTGAATTATATTGAAACAATAAAAAAATTGTTAGATTTGGGGTTTAAATATGATTCAAGTTTGTTTCCTGCTAAAAGGGAAACAGGAGGAAACAACAAATTTGATTCAAGACCATTTTATTTAATCCAAAAGGGCTTAAAAATATATGAGTTTCCTGTTTCTGTATACAAAAACGGTGTGTTTAGTATCCCATTAGGAGGAGGATATTCTCGCATAACACCAATTCCGCTTTTAAGACATGTTATAAAAAAAGTAAAAAAATTAAATAATGGTTATTTTTTGTTTTATTTACATCCAAGAGAGGTTCTTAAAGAGCAACCAAAGTTAAGCGATTTGCCTTTAATAAAAAAATATAAAACATATGTTGGTTTAAAAAATTATGATAAAAAGGTAAGCATTTTAAGTGAAAACTATAATTTTGTTAGTATTAAAGATAGCTCAGTTTTTAAAACCTAA
- a CDS encoding GNAT family N-acetyltransferase, which translates to MKTIILLVLKIAQFLKPNNKRRGYSIENIIIREYNTKDIDQIIELNQRVFSKQEHFEIKRDRVWFEWKNLKNPFGESIIIVSENENKEIVGSRIFWAWKFKIRMNEFLAYQPIDTVVDPNYQGEGLFYKMTKKALDIALEKNSSFIFNFPNQNSLPGYLNLGWSYVSKLIWYVKIKNPGYVFNQNKQAESLSDLKNYKITEEKIKDIKFKDNFDGKVKATKSFSFIKWRYIDHPFFNYGIITYKKNKKEICGIFSINNIGNYREMFVVDIIGDYRLIEGLLKKVNEAAKEFNVSVVYILRNPYFNDLQMFKSGYIKLKNKNLVCLPLNLCLEGKLLKYNEWEMFGGLHDAL; encoded by the coding sequence GTGAAAACTATAATTTTGTTAGTATTAAAGATAGCTCAGTTTTTAAAACCTAACAACAAAAGGAGAGGCTATTCAATCGAAAATATTATAATAAGAGAATATAACACAAAAGATATAGACCAAATAATTGAATTAAATCAAAGAGTTTTTTCAAAACAAGAACATTTTGAAATTAAACGAGATAGGGTTTGGTTTGAATGGAAAAACCTAAAAAATCCTTTTGGTGAATCAATAATAATTGTATCTGAAAATGAAAATAAAGAAATAGTGGGGTCAAGGATTTTTTGGGCTTGGAAATTTAAAATAAGAATGAATGAGTTCTTGGCATATCAACCAATTGATACAGTGGTTGATCCTAATTACCAAGGGGAAGGTTTATTTTATAAGATGACTAAAAAAGCACTTGATATAGCCTTAGAAAAAAATAGCTCATTTATCTTCAATTTCCCTAACCAAAATAGTTTACCAGGATACTTGAATCTTGGGTGGAGTTATGTAAGCAAATTAATTTGGTATGTAAAAATAAAGAATCCAGGATATGTGTTTAATCAAAACAAACAGGCAGAAAGTTTATCAGATCTCAAAAATTATAAAATTACTGAAGAAAAAATTAAAGATATAAAATTTAAAGATAATTTTGATGGTAAAGTTAAAGCAACAAAATCATTTAGTTTTATTAAATGGAGATACATTGATCATCCTTTTTTCAATTACGGAATAATTACTTACAAAAAAAATAAAAAAGAAATATGTGGTATCTTTTCCATAAATAATATTGGGAATTATAGAGAAATGTTTGTGGTCGATATAATAGGAGATTATAGATTAATTGAAGGCTTATTAAAAAAAGTAAACGAAGCAGCTAAAGAATTCAATGTTTCAGTTGTCTATATCCTAAGAAATCCCTATTTCAATGATTTACAAATGTTCAAAAGTGGTTATATTAAACTAAAAAATAAAAACCTAGTTTGTTTACCTTTAAATTTATGTCTTGAAGGTAAATTGTTAAAATATAACGAGTGGGAAATGTTTGGAGGATTGCACGATGCATTATAA
- a CDS encoding glycosyltransferase family 4 protein — MHYNENEYDLVLFTQTFYPDVDATAKLMTDLAEFLVGKGKKVLIVTPNRSYEVPENKYPEFENINGINVKRVKVPKLNKNKALQKIVLYYLFSIKAKKTLKKTNYKVAMAILPPFFVAYNTLRVSKKKGNKFIFLLHDLHPDTLVKRKQVSPKNPVVKLLKKQNEYVFQNADKVIFLGRDQIEYVKENYKIQNEKIEYIPNWGRKSLKSPSNKNINTFKILYAGNLGESSKNMFDFLEIMKELQENKMDEFKLTILGEGRNKEKYLDYINKNGLYNVELKSFLPEDEYEEELRNSNLFLVTLREESKGMSVPSKVYYYLSAGKPIIGILPVESEIDISIKEDNYGINLNRICKNERIDALLKLKNDHTYYSQLSENAKKAFENKYEKNVVLEKYYKIITELEADK, encoded by the coding sequence ATGCATTATAATGAAAATGAATATGATTTAGTATTATTCACTCAAACTTTTTACCCAGATGTCGATGCCACTGCCAAACTCATGACAGATCTAGCCGAGTTTTTAGTAGGAAAAGGGAAAAAGGTTCTAATAGTTACTCCGAATAGATCTTATGAAGTGCCCGAAAACAAATATCCAGAGTTTGAAAACATAAACGGAATAAATGTGAAAAGAGTAAAAGTTCCCAAACTTAATAAAAATAAAGCGCTTCAAAAAATTGTATTATATTACCTATTTTCGATTAAAGCAAAAAAAACATTAAAAAAAACAAATTACAAAGTTGCAATGGCTATTTTACCCCCTTTTTTTGTTGCATACAATACCTTAAGGGTTTCAAAGAAAAAAGGAAATAAGTTCATTTTTTTACTTCATGATTTACATCCAGATACCCTTGTTAAGAGAAAACAAGTTTCTCCTAAAAACCCTGTAGTAAAATTATTGAAAAAACAGAATGAGTATGTTTTTCAAAATGCTGATAAAGTAATTTTCTTGGGAAGAGATCAAATCGAATATGTAAAGGAAAATTATAAAATTCAAAATGAAAAAATAGAATATATTCCTAATTGGGGTAGAAAATCATTAAAAAGCCCATCTAATAAAAATATAAATACTTTTAAAATTTTATATGCTGGCAATCTTGGTGAAAGCTCAAAAAATATGTTTGATTTTTTAGAAATAATGAAAGAACTTCAAGAAAACAAAATGGATGAATTTAAACTAACAATTCTCGGAGAAGGAAGAAATAAAGAGAAATATTTAGATTATATTAATAAAAATGGTTTATACAATGTTGAATTAAAGTCTTTTTTACCAGAAGACGAATATGAAGAAGAATTAAGAAATAGTAATTTATTTTTAGTAACTTTACGAGAAGAATCAAAAGGTATGTCTGTTCCTAGCAAAGTTTATTATTATTTAAGTGCAGGAAAACCTATAATTGGGATTCTTCCAGTTGAATCGGAAATTGATATTTCTATAAAAGAAGATAATTATGGTATAAATTTAAATAGAATATGCAAAAATGAAAGAATTGATGCTTTATTAAAACTCAAAAATGATCACACCTATTACTCTCAACTTTCTGAAAACGCAAAAAAAGCTTTTGAAAATAAATATGAAAAGAATGTTGTGTTGGAAAAATATTATAAGATAATAACAGAGTTGGAGGCTGACAAATGA
- the gmd gene encoding GDP-mannose 4,6-dehydratase has translation MKTALITGVTGQDGSYLAEYLLSKGYMVHGIIRRSSSFNTKRIDHIYQDPHEEDRRFILHHGDSTDSTNLISIMKEVEPDEVYNLAAQSHVKVSFETPEYTAETVALGTLKILEAIRLLGLEKKTKFYQASTSELYGKVQEIPQTEKTPFYPRSPYAAAKLYAYWITINYREAYNIHASNGILFNHESPRRGETFVTRKITRAATRILVGKQKKVYLGNLSAKRDWGYAPDYIEAMWLILQQEEPDDYVIATGETHSVREFCEESFKNLGINIKWQGEGVQEKGIIDSLDKDRVEELLGDIETPLKIGDVVVEVDPSYFRPTEVDLLVGDPTKAKEKLNWQPKVKFKELVKIMIENDLSLALKENQRNEWIKE, from the coding sequence ATGAAAACCGCACTCATAACCGGAGTTACCGGTCAAGATGGAAGTTATTTAGCTGAATATTTGCTATCAAAAGGTTATATGGTTCATGGAATAATAAGAAGATCTTCTTCATTTAATACAAAAAGAATTGATCATATTTATCAAGACCCTCATGAAGAAGATAGAAGATTTATACTACATCATGGAGACTCTACCGATTCAACTAATCTAATAAGTATAATGAAAGAAGTTGAACCAGATGAAGTATACAACTTAGCGGCACAAAGTCATGTAAAAGTCTCTTTTGAAACTCCAGAATATACTGCAGAAACTGTTGCTTTAGGAACACTTAAAATACTTGAAGCAATAAGACTGCTGGGATTAGAAAAAAAGACAAAATTTTATCAAGCAAGTACCTCCGAGTTATACGGAAAGGTACAAGAAATACCCCAAACAGAAAAAACACCATTTTATCCAAGAAGTCCTTATGCAGCAGCAAAGTTATATGCTTATTGGATAACAATTAACTATCGAGAAGCATATAATATACATGCTTCAAATGGAATATTATTCAACCATGAATCTCCAAGAAGAGGAGAAACATTTGTTACAAGAAAGATAACAAGAGCAGCAACAAGAATTTTAGTTGGGAAACAAAAAAAAGTATACTTAGGAAACTTATCAGCAAAAAGAGACTGGGGATATGCACCAGATTATATAGAAGCCATGTGGCTAATACTCCAACAAGAAGAACCAGATGACTATGTCATAGCAACGGGAGAAACCCACAGTGTAAGAGAATTCTGTGAAGAATCATTCAAAAACTTGGGAATCAATATAAAATGGCAAGGTGAAGGAGTACAAGAAAAAGGAATAATTGACAGTTTAGATAAAGATAGAGTTGAAGAATTGCTTGGTGATATTGAAACACCGCTTAAAATTGGCGATGTTGTTGTAGAAGTTGACCCCTCATACTTTAGGCCAACTGAAGTAGACTTATTAGTAGGAGATCCAACAAAGGCAAAGGAAAAACTAAACTGGCAGCCAAAAGTTAAATTCAAAGAATTAGTAAAAATAATGATAGAAAACGATTTATCTCTTGCATTAAAAGAAAATCAAAGAAACGAATGGATAAAAGAATAA
- the fcl gene encoding GDP-L-fucose synthase has translation MNKDSKIYVAGHRGLVGSAIMRKLQQEGYTNIITRTHKELDLTSQAQTQEFFEKEKPEYVFLAAAKVGGIHANNTYPADFAYINIMIESNVIKASYDYGVKKLLFLGSSCIYPKLCPQPIKEEYLLTGPLEKTNEAYAIAKIAGLKMCQYFNRQYGTKYISVMPTNLYGPNDNFDLETSHAFAALLRKFHEAKINNKPYVEVWGTGTPRREFLHVDDLADAVVYLMNNYDENEPLNIGTGKDITIKELAGLIKEIVGYEGEIKFDTTKPDGTPRKLLDVSRLHATGWKHKIELREGIQSTYEWFKGNWK, from the coding sequence ATGAACAAAGACAGTAAAATATATGTAGCAGGACATAGAGGGTTAGTAGGATCAGCAATAATGAGAAAGTTGCAACAAGAAGGCTATACAAACATAATAACTAGAACACACAAAGAATTAGACTTAACAAGCCAAGCTCAAACCCAAGAATTCTTTGAAAAAGAAAAACCCGAATATGTATTTTTAGCAGCAGCAAAGGTTGGAGGAATACACGCTAATAATACATACCCAGCAGATTTCGCGTACATAAATATAATGATAGAATCCAATGTAATAAAAGCATCATATGATTATGGTGTAAAAAAATTACTCTTTCTTGGAAGTTCATGTATATATCCAAAGTTATGTCCTCAACCAATAAAAGAAGAGTATTTACTAACAGGACCATTAGAAAAAACAAACGAAGCTTATGCAATAGCAAAGATAGCAGGATTAAAGATGTGCCAATACTTCAACAGACAATATGGAACAAAGTATATAAGTGTAATGCCAACAAACCTTTATGGCCCAAACGATAACTTTGATTTAGAAACTTCTCATGCATTTGCGGCATTGTTAAGAAAGTTTCATGAAGCAAAAATAAACAATAAACCATATGTTGAAGTATGGGGAACGGGAACACCAAGAAGAGAGTTTTTGCATGTGGATGATTTAGCAGATGCAGTGGTGTATCTAATGAATAACTACGATGAAAATGAACCGTTAAATATAGGAACAGGAAAAGATATAACGATAAAAGAACTAGCTGGATTGATAAAAGAAATAGTAGGATACGAAGGAGAAATAAAGTTTGATACAACAAAACCAGACGGAACTCCAAGAAAGTTGTTAGATGTATCAAGACTACATGCTACAGGATGGAAACACAAAATAGAATTAAGAGAAGGTATTCAAAGTACATATGAGTGGTTTAAGGGGAATTGGAAGTGA
- the wecB gene encoding non-hydrolyzing UDP-N-acetylglucosamine 2-epimerase yields the protein MNKLKVMTVVGTRPEIIRLSQVIRKLEESEAIEHYLVHTGQNYDYELNEIFFEDLELKKPDYFLNAATGNAVETIGNILVKIDPILEKIKPDAFLVLGDTNSCLSAYAAKRRHIPVFHMEAGNRCFDQRVPEELNRRIVDQIADINLVYSDLAREHLIREGFPSDRVIKTGSPMYEVLNNKKEEIEKSDILSKLNLKEHQYFVVSAHREENINSENNFNNLIDCLNTIAGIYQLPIIFSTHPRTRKMIELKDVKLHPLIRTEKPFGFIDYIKLQINAKAVLSDSGTISEETSILKLKALNIREAHERPEAMEEATVMMVGLNKERILQGLKILETQNKETIRPVNDYIVPNVSDKVLRIIVSYTDYVNRVVWGKY from the coding sequence GTGAATAAACTTAAGGTTATGACCGTTGTAGGAACAAGGCCTGAAATAATAAGACTATCTCAAGTGATTAGAAAACTAGAAGAGTCAGAAGCAATAGAACACTATTTAGTTCATACAGGACAAAATTACGACTATGAATTGAACGAGATTTTTTTTGAAGACTTAGAATTAAAAAAACCAGACTATTTTTTAAATGCAGCAACTGGAAATGCCGTTGAAACTATAGGCAACATACTTGTGAAAATAGATCCTATCTTAGAAAAAATAAAGCCCGATGCATTTCTAGTTTTAGGAGACACCAACAGTTGTTTATCTGCTTATGCGGCAAAAAGAAGACATATCCCTGTTTTTCATATGGAAGCAGGAAACAGATGTTTTGATCAAAGAGTTCCAGAAGAATTAAATAGAAGAATAGTAGATCAAATAGCTGATATAAACCTTGTATATAGCGATTTAGCTCGAGAACATCTCATCAGAGAAGGATTTCCCTCAGATAGGGTAATAAAAACAGGAAGTCCAATGTACGAAGTATTAAATAACAAAAAAGAAGAGATAGAAAAATCAGATATTTTAAGTAAATTAAACTTAAAAGAACATCAATATTTTGTAGTCTCAGCACATAGAGAAGAAAACATAAATTCTGAAAATAATTTTAATAATTTAATAGATTGTTTGAATACAATAGCAGGAATATATCAACTACCTATAATCTTTAGTACACACCCCAGAACAAGAAAAATGATAGAATTAAAAGATGTAAAACTTCATCCACTAATTAGAACAGAAAAACCTTTTGGCTTCATTGATTATATCAAGTTGCAAATAAACGCAAAAGCTGTTTTAAGTGATAGCGGAACAATAAGCGAAGAAACATCTATATTGAAATTAAAAGCTTTAAATATTAGAGAAGCTCACGAAAGGCCAGAAGCGATGGAAGAAGCAACTGTGATGATGGTGGGCTTAAACAAAGAAAGGATACTTCAAGGATTAAAAATTTTAGAAACACAAAACAAAGAAACAATAAGACCTGTTAATGACTACATAGTTCCAAATGTGTCTGACAAAGTATTAAGAATAATTGTCTCTTATACAGATTATGTCAATAGGGTTGTTTGGGGGAAATATTAA